Proteins from a single region of Trichoderma asperellum chromosome 3, complete sequence:
- a CDS encoding uncharacterized protein (EggNog:ENOG41~TransMembrane:5 (i30-49o61-82i94-116o179-201i234-256o)) — MSAHGLSSSTLPPFREQVFSRCYSSRPFIYLKRAAIALSYPIRGIWYFSRRREFWPLFLGWLVPLSLISFFVYFVLFSFAFLPQFLFLAIFHGWGAWFNAVVLVLGEGLVIVQGLFEGFFVDECRVDVFDATLIDLSLKDLIAPHRILFDDAPNSVKMLGKPTSPACFNPWSTIQIVELVFFLPLNLIPYVGTIAFIVITGTRLGKLSHHRWFQLRGLSKAAQKDEIKRLEWDCVFFGTMAMILELVPVLSFFFLLTTAAGSAMWAADLEKARREIESDSERVTSYQYRDEFP, encoded by the exons ATGTCTGCTCACGGCCTATCCAGCAGCACGCTGCCACCTTTCAGAGAACAAGTTTTTTCTAGATGCTATAGCAGTCGACCGTTCATCTACCTCAAGCGCGCAGCCATCGCGTTAAGCTATCCCATTCGTGGTATCTGGTACTTTTCGCGGAGGAGGGAGTTTTGGCCTCTCTTTCTTGGATGGCTAGTGcctctatctttaatatcgTTCTTCGTATACTTCGTACTATTCTCATTCGCTTTCCTTCCGCAATTCTTATTTCTGGCCATCTTCCATGGCTGGGGCGCCTGGTTTAACGCTGTTGTGCTCGTATTGGGTGAAGGTCTGGTGATAGTGCAGGGCTTATTCGAGGGATTCTTTGTTGATGAATGCCGGGTGGATGTTTTCGAC GCAACGCTCATCGACCTCTCGTTGAAGGATCTGATAGCCCCCCATCGCATCCTGTTTGACGATGCGCCTAATTCTGTCAAAATGCTGGGAAAGCCGACAAGTCCAGCATGCTTCAACCCTTGGAGTACCATCCAGATTGTAGAGCTTGTGTTCTTCCTTCCCCTCAATCTCATCCCCTATGTTGGAACTATCGCATTTATTGTCATCACTGGAACTCGGCTCGGTAAACTATCGCATCATCGCTGGTTCCAGCTCCGAGGCTTATCAAAGGCAGCACAAAAAGATGAGATCAAGAGGCTCGAATGGGATTGCGTTTTCTTTGGAACCATGGCCATGATCCTTGAGCTAGTTCCGGTGctatctttcttctttctactAACTACGGCAGCAGGCTCAGCCATGTGGGCCGCTGACTTGGAGAAGGCGAGGAGGGAAATCGAATCTGATAGCGAGCGCGTAACTTCATACCAATACAGAGACGAGTTTCCCTAG
- a CDS encoding uncharacterized protein (SECRETED:SignalP(1-21)), producing MRVFTSLTVLIAGAVVQHASAQADYGTHNGNNNGNPGGDFGGNSGGSPSSSVNDDPNGISYGNPSGLPNGAPAGLTGNSPGSALSMPTCALQGITTVFVTVYPTSHVTPSGLAPSGAAQSNDFDPNQTIQQSTFPDSTVLISPVQSAQAAHTSVKPFTTVTIDVWGSDGDPSDAFTSNISPFPVSTDGASDPVETSAGFPDGSSAQTQEPGSFNSNLGDHSTLSSGQATAGGPVPESLSTITPENPAYGSADGLNSIPNTFDQQPSGYSSPTATGAGIGGSQPAQITVIGPDGKPTIIQFPGTQIGNGNGAAQPIVTAAPFPGSTPGVPAASEVLATAGETLCTSYTIMGPNGIPTVVHSTWVDLPTTAASLPSSFPSGLSLNPSVITGLPGGPVIATHTTFTVLGPDGLPTVVESSWLMPAPTNTPAGIPGPASVNGFPNQVTGTAAGVGEGGSTTCASYTVLGLDGLPTVIDTTWVISSPTANAIPAALVTGVPTQAGGVSDNLPQITTDLGVNAITSCTSYTVFGADGAPTVVESTFVVPASNVLPTVTSGMPLPPAQTAGFPEGISNLPEASSLATTCITVGVVGPNGLTTPVIQTVLIPTGGLSNALPAQTSVGYPSLAPAQTGLPEGGLPQGGLSIPPGSDVFTTCITVTTVGPDGRATPVVQTVIGIPSGAELGTAILPLSTGAPSFPNPNFSSGTLNDLPNLTPYGTFGASLPSVLPPSAVVSGVVEPTGTVTGTRTSTLTVTNGPNGQSPSLVPYDDQWENQAPVLGSEPLS from the exons ATGCGGGTCTTTACGTCTTTGACAGTCTTGATAGCTGGCGCCGTCGTGCAACACGCAAGTGCTCAAGCTGATTACGG AACGCACAATGGCAACAACAATGGCAACCCTGGTGGTGATTTTGGCGGCAACTCAGGCGGCTCTCCCAGCAGTAGTGTTAACGATGACCCTAACGGTATCTCCTATGGAAATCCAAGTGGACTTCCAAATGGTGCTCCCGCTGGATTGACTGGAAACTCCCCTGGTTCTGCTCTTAGCATGCCCACTTGTGCCCTGCAAGGTATTACAACAGTTTTTGTCACTGTATACCCTACCAGCCATGTTACTCCCTCTGGTCTTGCCCCCTCTGGTGCTGCTCAGTCCAATGACTTTGATCCCAACCAGACGATCCAGCAATCTACTTTCCCTGATTCAACTGTCTTGATTTCCCCTGTTCAGTCTGCTCAAGCCGCACATACCAGTGTGAAACCTTTCACTACCGTCACAATCGATGTCTGGGGTAGCGATGGTGATCCATCAGATGCGTTTACATCCAATATTTCACCTTTTCCCGTTTCTACTGATGGTGCTTCTGACCCTGTTGAGACATCCGCGGGCTTTCCTGATGGATCATCTGCACAAACACAAGAGCCTGGTTCATTCAATTCCAATCTTGGAGACCATTCCACACTATCAAGCGGTCAAGCTACTGCTGGTGGGCCAGTTCCCGAATCCCTTTCTACCATCACCCCTGAGAATCCAGCATACGGTAGTGCGGATGGCCTCAATAGCATCCCCAATACTTTCGATCAGCAGCCATCAGGCTACTCTTCGCCCACTGCTACAGGCGCTGGTATTGGCGGAAGCCAGCCTGCTCAAATAACGGTTATTGGCCCAGATGGCAAACCGACAATTATACAATTCCCTGGTACCCAGATTGGCAATGGAAATGGTGCTGCTCAACCCATTGTTACCGCTGCCCCGTTCCCTGGATCTACTCCAGGTGTTCCTGCGGCTTCAGAAGTTCTTGCGACAGCTGGAGAGACTCTTTGCACAAGCTACACCATTATGGGACCCAACGGAATCCCCACTGTCGTTCACTCTACTTGGGTCGACTTGCCAACAactgcagcttctcttccttcttcatttCCCTCTGGGCTTTCGTTAAACCCTAGCGTTATCACTGGCTTGCCTGGCGGGCCTGTCATTGCAACACACACCACATTCACCGTTCTTGGCCCCGATGGACTGCCAACTGTGGTGGAATCGTCTTGGCTAATGCCTGCACCAACAAACACGCCAGCAGGAATCCCTGGTCCTGCTTCTGTTAATGGCTTCCCAAATCAAGTCACTGGAACAGCCGCTGGCGTGGGAGAAGGCGGCAGTACAACATGTGCAAGCTACACAGTACTTGGATTGGATGGTCTTCCAACAGTAATTGATACAACTTGGGTCATTTCTAGTCCTACCGCAAATGCAATTCCCGCAGCCCTTGTCACAGGAGTGCCAACTCAGGCAGGAGGAGTTTCTGATAATTTGCCTCAAATCACAACAGATCTTGGTGTGAATGCCATCACCTCATGCACAAGTTACACAGTCTTTGGTGCTGATGGTGCTCCCACGGTCGTTGAATCTACTTTTGTCGTACCTGCAAGCAACGTCCTTCCTACTGTTACTAGCGGAATGCCTTTGCCGCCAGCTCAAACCGCAGGTTTTCCTGAAGGCATCTCAAATCTCCCTGAGGCAAGTAGCCTGGCCACAACTTGCATCACCGTTGGCGTTGTAGGACCAAATGGCCTTACTACACCGGTTATTCAAACCGTTCTCATCCCTACTGGTGGTTTGAGCAATGCTTTGCCTGCACAAACTAGTGTTGGCTACCCTTCTCTAGCACCGGCTCAAACCGGTCTTCCTGAAGGTGGTCTTCCTCAAGGCGGCCTTTCTATTCCTCCTGGCAGTGACGTGTTTACAACCTGTATCACAGTGACTACAGTTGGACCAGATGGCAGGGCTACACCAGTTGTCCAAACTGTGATTGGCATACCAAGCGGCGCAGAGCTGGGGACCGCAATATTACCCCTGTCAACTGGTGCACCATCTTTCCCCAACCCAAATTTCTCGAGCGGCACTCTTAACGATCTCCCTAATCTTACTCCGTATGGGACCTTTGGAGCTAGCCTACCAAGTGTGCTGCCACCATCTGCAGTGGTTTCTGGAGTTGTGGAACCAACAGGGACTGTGACTGGCACTCGCACCTCGACTCTTACCGTCACTAATGGCCCTAATGGGCAATCCCCAAGTCTCGTTCCATACGATGATCAGTGGGAAAATCAAGCACCAGTATTAGGATCTGAGCCGCTGTCTTAG